The Euphorbia lathyris chromosome 2, ddEupLath1.1, whole genome shotgun sequence genome includes a window with the following:
- the LOC136218523 gene encoding kinesin-like protein KIN-12B, whose amino-acid sequence MKYSTQPRNAILRVMEPQPVESPNPSSHKLKPSPPPPSSFRRHKSNKENTSPSDLISMPLSDQKPSTSPAAKLRSPLPPRPPSSNPLKRKLSVETVPDNSVPDSGVKVVVRMRPLNKDEDEGEMIVKKMSGDSLSINGQNFTFDSVADTEATQIDIFDLVGAPLVENCLAGFNSSVFAYGQTGSGKTYTMWGPANALLEENLTSDKQGLTPRVFQRLFDRINEEQIKHADKQLKYQCRCSFLEIYNEQITDLLDLNQRNLQIREDVKSGVYVENLREDYVFTMKDVTQLLIKGLSNRRIGATSINADSSRSHSVFTCVVECRQKSTADGISSLKTSRINLVDLAGSERQKLTGAAGERLKEAGNINRSLSQLGNLINILAEVSQTGKQRHIPYRDSKLTFLLQESLGGNAKLAMVCAVSPAQSCKNETFSTLRFAQRAKAIKNKAVVNEEMEDDVNHLRGVIRQLRDELHRVKTNSNSSTGWDPRKSLNILKSLINPHSRLAQVDEDGDEEMEIDEEAVEKLCNEVGLPPADAELCNTIDESRCIIEQVPEDAVMDMENELIVDHVVADPVRNTQGCLNSHHDMVEVKDKKLELAVGVLLAGEMNDSQDGQINCASPPCLSIVPCEVSPILKSPTPSVSPKISSSRKSLRTSSMLTASQKQSKDENKSEDVCISLAKSRKSSPSDALATQTSKSVFASTDHLAASLHRGLEIIDSHRKSSAFRRSSFRFPCKPAELKSILLVAKVDVGVQTFSQDNDIPEEDSEELFCKSCKRKKLEDKDASNDTNLQIVPIDGSESSDKSKVHVPKAVEKVLAGAIRREMALEEFCAKQTHEIMQLKRLVQQYKHERECNSIIAQTREDTILRLMDGVLPTEEFMEEELTSLMHEHKEKFENHSEVLRTNIELKKAQDELENYRNFYELGEREVLLEEIQDLRNQLQYYIDSSSQSVINRSSLLQLTYSCQPSITPISLGTITESTEETAELNIEQERMRWTEAESKWISLAEDLRTELDSSRVVAEKQRQELETEKKCAQELKEAMQMAMEGHARMLEQYADLEEKHISLLARHRQIQEGIEDVRKAASRAGVRGAESKFINALAAEISALKVEREKERRYLRDENKALQSQLRDTAEAVQAAGELLVRLKEAEEAVAVAQKRAMDAEQETAKAFKQIDKLKRKHQNELSSIKMVHEESRLPKEATQPTYNDCETAKYDTHSESEGWRGEFDPVPVFNKCEDGEPTEETAKYDTSSWFSGYDRCNI is encoded by the exons ATGAAGTATTCTACCCAACCAAGAAATGCGATCTTGAGAGTTATGGAGCCGCAGCCAGTAGAGTCTCCGAACCCAAGCTCTCATAAATTGAAGCCGTCTCCTCCGCCCCCCTCTTCTTTCCGGAGGCATAAATCCAATAAAGAAAACACTTCGCCGTCAGATCTGATATCTATGCCACTATCCGATCAAAAACCCTCCACATCTCCTGCTGCCAAGTTGAGGAGTCCTTTACCTCCTAGGCCTCCGTCCTCTAACCCTCTCAAACGTAAACTCAGCGTCGAGACAGTGCCAGATAATTCTGTCCCTGATTCAGGCGTTAAG GTAGTTGTGCGAATGCGACCATTAAATAAGGATGAAGATGAAGGAGAAATGATAGTTAAAAAAATGTCTGGTGATTCTCTGTCAATCAATGGGCAAAATTTCACATTTGATTCGGTTGCTGATACAGAGGCAACACAG ATAGATATATTTGATCTGGTAGGAGCTCCGCTTGTTGAAAATTGTCTAGCTGGATTTAACAGTTCAGTATTTGCCTACGGACAG ACCGGGAGTGGGAAGACCTACACCATGTGGGGACCTGCTAATGCCTTATTGGAAGAAAACTTAACTAGTGATAAACAAGGCTTAACTCCCCGTGTATTTCAAAGACTCTTTGACCGCATAAATGag GAGCAAATTAAACATGCTGATAAACAACTCAAGTATCAGTGTCGCTGCTCTTTTCTCGAG ATATATAATGAACAAATAACAGATTTGCTGGATCTAAACCAGCGAAACCTCCAG ATTAGAGAAGATGTGAAATCTGGTGTCTATGTTGAGAATCTAAGAGAAGATTATGTATTTACAATGAAAGATGTGACTCAGCTTCTGATAAAG GGGTTGTCCAACAGAAGGATAGGTGCAACTAGTATAAATGCTGACAGTTCCCGCTCACACAGTGTTTTCACTTGTGTTGTTGAATGTCGACAGAAG AGCACGGCTGATGGCATAAGCAGCTTAAAAACAAGTAGAATAAATCTTGTTGATCTAGCTGGGTCTGAGCGGCAGAAGTTAACTGGTGCTGCTGGGGAACGACTAAAGGAAGCAGGAAATATAAACCGATCTCTTTCACAGCTTGG GAACTTGATAAACATTCTTGCTGAAGTTTCCCAAACAGGAAAGCAGAGGCATATTCCATACAGAGACTCCAAATTGACATTTTTGTTACAGGAATCACTTGGCGGAAATGCAAAATTGGCAATGGTATGTGCTGTTTCTCCTGCACAAAG TTGTAAGAATGAAACTTTCAGTACATTGCGATTTGCACAGCGTGCCAAGGCAATCAAGAACAAGGCAGTTGTTAATGAAGAGATGGAGGATGATGTAAACCACTTGCGAGGAGTAATCCGACAGCTAAGG GATGAATTACATCGAGTGAAGACAAATAGCAACAGTTCAACAGGTTGGGATCCCCGTAAAAGTCTAAATATATTGAAAAGCCTCATTAATCCGCATTCACGGCTCGCTCAAGTAGATGAGGATGGTGATGAGGAGATGGAAATTGACGAAGAAGCCGTTGAAAAGCTATGCAATGAAGTTGGACTGCCGCCTGCAGATGCTGAACTTTGCAATACTATTGATGAGAGTAGATGTATCATAGAACAAGTTCCTGAGGATGCAGTTATGGATATGGAAAATGAATTAATTGTTGATCATGTTGTTGCTGACCCTGTTAGAAATACCCAAGGTTGTTTGAATAGTCATCATGATATGGTGGAAGTAAAAGACAAGAAATTAGAACTTGCTGTGGGAGTTCTCTTGGCAGGTGAAATGAACGATTCTCAGGATGGTCAAATAAATTGTGCATCCCCTCCTTGCCTCAGCATAGTGCCATGTGAAGTATCACCAATTTTGAAATCGCCAACTCCAAGTGTTTCACCCAAAATTAGCAGTAGCAGGAAAAGTCTTCGGACCTCTTCAATGCTAACAGCCTCCCAGAAACAGTCTAAGGATGAAAATAAGTCAGAGGATGTATGCATATCTCTTGCAAAATCGAGGAAAAGCAGCCCTTCTGATGCTCTGGCTACTCAAACAAGTAAAAGTGTCTTTGCATCAACAGATCATTTAGCTGCCAGTCTCCATAGAGGTCTGGAAATTATTGATAGTCACCGCAAGAGTTCAGCATTCAGGAGATCATCGTTTAGGTTTCCTTGTAAACCTGCAGAACTAAAGTCAATTTTGCTGGTTGCAAAAGTTGATGTGGGTGTGCAAACATTTTCTCAAGATAACGACATACCAGAAGAAGATAGTGAGGAACTTTTCTGTAAGAGTTGCAAGAGAAAGAAACTGGAGGACAAAGATGCCAGTAATGACACGAACTTGCAGATAGTACCTATTGATGGTTCAGAGTCTTCTGATAAATCCAAAGTACATGTTCCCAAA GCAGTGGAAAAGGTTTTGGCAGGAGCAATTAGAAGGGAAATGGCTTTGGAGGAGTTTTGTGCCAAACAAACTCATGAAATAATGCAGCTTAAACGTTTG GTACAACAGTACAAGCACGAGAGGGAATGCAATTCCATAATAGCGCAGACAAGGGAGGATACAATTCTACGGCTTATGGATGGTGTTTTGCCTACTGAGGAATTTATGGAGGAAGAACTAACATCACTTATGCATGAACATAAG GAGAAATTTGAGAATCATTCTGAAGTTCTAAGGACAAATATTGAGCTGAAGAAAGCTCAAGATGAGTTAGAAAATTATCGGAATTTCTACGAATTGGGTGAAAGGGAAGTGTTGTTGGAGGAGATTCAGGATTTAAGAAACCAATTACAATACTATATTGATTCCTCATCTCAATCTGTGATAAATAGAAGTTCACTTTTGCAATTGACATATTCATGTCAGCCTAGCATCACTCCAATATCTCTTGGAACGATTACAGAGTCAACTGAGGAGACTGCAGAATTGAACATTGAACAGGAGAGAATGCGTTGGACTGAGGCTGAGAGCAAGTGGATTTCTCTGGCTGAGGATTTGAGAACTGAACTAGATAGTAGCCGGGTGGTAGCTGAAAAACAGAGGCAGGAATTAGAGACAGAGAAGAAATGTGCTCAAGAGTTGAAGGAAGCAATGCAAATGGCAATGGAAGGGCATGCACGTATGCTTGAACAGTATGCAGAtcttgaagaaaaacatatctCATTACTTGCACGGCACAGGCAGATACAGGAAGGAATAGAGGATGTCAGAAAAGCTGCTTCTAGAGCAGGAGTTAGGGGCGCTGAATCGAAGTTTATAAATGCCCTCGCTGCTGAAATTTCAGCATTGAAAGtagaaagagagaaagagaggcgATATCTTAGAGATGAAAATAAAGCTCTCCAGTCTCAATTGAGGGATACAGCTGAGGCTGTACAAGCTGCAGGCGAGTTACTGGTTAGGCtcaaagaagcagaagaagCTGTTGCTGTCGCTCAG AAGCGAGCCATGGATGCAGAACAAGAAACTGCTAAGGCATTTAAACAAATTGATAAACTGAAGAGGAAACATCAAAATGAGTTGAGCAGTATTAAAATGGTACATGAAGAGTCTCGCCTACCTAAAGAAGCAACCCAACCTACTTATAACGATTGTGAAACAGCAAAGTACGATACTCATAGTGAAAGTGAAGGATGGAGGGGGGAATTTGATCCAGTTCCAGTTTTTAACAAATGTGAAGATGGAGAGCCAACTGAGGAAACAGCAAAGTACGATACATCATCATGGTTTTCTGGGTATGACAGATGCAATATATAA